The Musa acuminata AAA Group cultivar baxijiao unplaced genomic scaffold, Cavendish_Baxijiao_AAA HiC_scaffold_1137, whole genome shotgun sequence genome segment ATACATGTAGATGCAGCTTACATTGTGGTGAGAAAGAGATGAGTGGAGAATGACGAGTAGAACAAAGTTGCGAGGAAAAGAAATCACTATTACTGTGCACATTAACAGAGAAAAGGATTTGCTATTATCGGGTTGCAAGGAAGAGGAAGCATCAAAGTGGGAGAGTCGCTTGTAGTGGGAGGAGGAGATGTCGGTGTAGGAGTAAGGAGACACATGCACCGTGCGGTTTACATTGTTGTAAATAAGAGATAACTGGAGAATGATAAGTAGAATAGAGTTAGAGAATGACAAGTAGAATAGAGTTGCGAGGGAGAGGAATCACTATTGCTGGGAACATCAACGGAGAAAAGGAATAACTATTATCGAGCAGCAAGGAAAAGGAAGCCTTGCTCGAGAGGAGTTATAAAAAAGATGATTTCATTCTTATGAAATATTGTATATTTATACACATTTGAGGAGGGATTGACTATCCTCCAAGCACATGAATCATATtaattgatcctcaaatcataaTTAATTAAGGATCGTGACATATTAGGACTACAATAAATTCAACCAGATTAACTTCTATCATTGATCCTCAGTCATAATCTTCTATCATCCTCATCCCTATTAAATCTATAGTGAATCATATCATAGTAAACTAATAATAAATCCTGAGTGAATCGATAATCTAAAAATATTGATTTCAATAAGAAAAACGAGTGAAATGAGCGTCCATGGATAAAAGGGCAAAGGTGGCAAGCAAAAGATATCGTTTGAAAATTTTTGGAAATAGGGATGCTaagagataattttatttttttgctaaAAATATAtccaatataaaaatatatctaataGGAAAATTTCTATAATTATATATACAATTGAACTTCAATAAGTATTGAGGTGACATGAGAAAAAGATCCCATCATTATAATTCATTAGTCCAAATATCTTCCACATATTTACTTGACTGAGTCCAAATTCGAGTGGATGTCAGTCTTTATGTTGACTCCGTGTGTGAGAGTGTTGACGCAGACTTCATCCTATTCAATTAAACATCTCGACTCTTGCAATCTATTGCTTGCGACGATTGTGGCGCCGACTCATATTATGAACGCCTCCCCTCCGCGACTACCAATTCAACTCTCTCGCAGTTCTTCGTGGTAACTCTCTCTCTACCGCCTGATTTCTCCCTTGTTTCCAAGGTTGATTTTGATGCAATATTAGCTGGTTTTCCTCTGCTTTTAGCTGAACGTGAGCGCGGGAGTTGAAGATTTAGATGTTGAATGCTAATTTTCCCTGCTGAATTCCGGAGAGTAGAGTGAGGCCAATCGATTTCTTCGTTAAAGATCCGATTTTTGATGGATTTAGGGTTCCTTTTCCTGGATCAGTCATGGTCTCTGATGCAGCTCCGTTCCCTTCTCTGTGCCTCCTTCGCCTTCTTGCTACTGGCGACTACTTTGGTCGTCGTTGCTGTAGACAACTCCACCTATTACGTGCCAAGAGACGACATCCTCCTCAACTGCGGCGCCTCCGGCCAGGCATCTAGCTTCGACGGACGAACCTGGACTGGCGACACCGGAACCAGGTACGCCCCCTCCTTGAACGGTAGCGGCGGCTTCGACGCTCTACAGCAAGATCCATCGGTCTCCGCGGTCCCGTACTCGACCGCTCGGGTCTTCACTTCTCCCTTCACCTACCGCTTCCCTCTCAGCGCCGGCCGGAAATTTATCCGCCTCCATTTCTACCCTTCCGATTACTCCAACCATGCCGCTTCCGATGCCTTCTTCTCCGTTACATCTGGCCCTTACACCCTTCTTAACAACTTCAGCGCCTACCTAACTGCCGATGCCCTAAATTTCGCCTATCTAATCCGTGAATACTGCGTAAACGTCTCCACCGGCGGCCTAAACCTCACTTTCACCCCATCGACCACCCATCCCAACTCCTATGCTTTCATTAACGGTATCGAGATTCTATCAATCcctgacttgtttagctcagcaaCACCTTTGCTTGTCGATGGAGATGATGGTCATATTGTTTACACTATCGATCCCGACCAAGCTCTGGAGACGGTTTACCGGCTCAATGTGGGAGGGCAAGCAATTCCCCCCATCGAAGACTCCGGCTTGTTCCGCTCTTGGGACGACGACTCGCCTTACATTTATGGGGCTGCATTTGGTGTGTCCTACTCCAATGATCCGAATGTTACCATCACATACCCGACCAGTGTTCCAAGTTACATTGCACCACCGGATGTCTACTCCACCGCAAGATCAATGGGTCCAAATGCacgggtgaacttgaactacaattTAACCTGGATTCTCCCAGTGGATGCTGGCTTCTATTACCTTGTCCGGCTACATTTCTGTGAAATCCAGTATCCGATGGTGAAGATAAACCAGAGAGTCTTTGACATCTACCTTAATAACCAGACTGCAACAAAAGAAGCTGATGTCATTGGTTGGAGTGGCGGGATCGGTATCCCTGTGTACAGGGACTATGTGGTGATGACAATGGGAAGAGGGCAGATGGATCTGTGGGTTGAGCTTCATCCATATACACTCGCCAACCCAGAGTATTATGATGCCATCTTGAATGGGCTTGAGGTGTTCAAGCTGCAGAACAGTAATAACAGCCTGGCTGGTCTTAATCCAGGAGCACGCTCGCCGCTCTACGTTGATCCTGGAGATCTCAGGAAGGGGAGTGCGAAACATAAGAGTGAAGTTCCTGTTATTGTTGGTGGCGTGGTCGGAGGTTTTGCTGTTTTACTCGCTGGTTTTTGCCTGATTGGAATGTGCAAAtgccagaagaagaagatgatgaaggaa includes the following:
- the LOC135671019 gene encoding receptor-like protein kinase FERONIA; amino-acid sequence: MDLGFLFLDQSWSLMQLRSLLCASFAFLLLATTLVVVAVDNSTYYVPRDDILLNCGASGQASSFDGRTWTGDTGTRYAPSLNGSGGFDALQQDPSVSAVPYSTARVFTSPFTYRFPLSAGRKFIRLHFYPSDYSNHAASDAFFSVTSGPYTLLNNFSAYLTADALNFAYLIREYCVNVSTGGLNLTFTPSTTHPNSYAFINGIEILSIPDLFSSATPLLVDGDDGHIVYTIDPDQALETVYRLNVGGQAIPPIEDSGLFRSWDDDSPYIYGAAFGVSYSNDPNVTITYPTSVPSYIAPPDVYSTARSMGPNARVNLNYNLTWILPVDAGFYYLVRLHFCEIQYPMVKINQRVFDIYLNNQTATKEADVIGWSGGIGIPVYRDYVVMTMGRGQMDLWVELHPYTLANPEYYDAILNGLEVFKLQNSNNSLAGLNPGARSPLYVDPGDLRKGSAKHKSEVPVIVGGVVGGFAVLLAGFCLIGMCKCQKKKMMKEGKGAATSNGPYGLSHLSLYGNTCSAASAQSNRCRYFSIAEIKAATNDFDESLLLGIGGFGKVYRGEIDGGITKVAIKRANPMSEQGVHQFRTEIEMLSKLRHNHLVSLIGYCEENCEMILVYDYMAQGTLREHLCKTQKPPLPWKQRLEICIGAALGLHYLHTGAKRTIIHRDVKATNILLDDKRVAKVSDFGLSKIGPPADKSHVTTMVKGSFGYFDPEYFRMMQLTEKSDVFSFGVVLFEVLCARPALNPMLSDEKVSLSEWVLHCQKNGMLDMIIDPYLKDKIAPLSFKWFVQTAVKCLADTGKERPSMVDVVRNLELALQLQERAEESDSIDGGISDETVLFVGTENKNSDDRSHWL